GTCCGCTTCTGTGATGAAGAAGATGAACATGATTCACTTTCCCGATAGACACCAAACACTTATCCACACTCAATGTTGCCAATCTTTATAAAAGGTGATTAGTCGAACTGTGCTTCAAATGGCTGAAGCAACACCTCAAGATAAAGATTTTTCAGGGAACCGCTGAGAACGCTGTCCGAATACAGATTAGCGTGACTATCATCACTTACTGTCTCGTAGCCATTATCCAATATGATATGTAACTAGAACGTTCGACATACGAAGTCTTGCAAATTCTGCATATCTCATTAATAAGTAAAACTACTTTGTAAAACATATTAAATAAGCCTGACTTCAAAAATGTTAAAGTTCTATCTGATCCCCTTATTTCAGTTATTTTTGGAATATCCCTAATCAATATTTAGGTCTTGCATATTTTTTGAACTCACTTGCCGTAACCCCCTCTTTTGTCTTAAAAAACAAAGAAAAATGGCTAACACTATCGAATCCTAATTGATAAGCAATCTCCGATATGGAATCATCCGTATTTGTAAGAAGCTCCTTGGCCTTACTCAATTTAAGTTGCAATTGATATTGAGCAGGTGAAATTCCGATGTTCTCTTTGAAAGCTTTCCTAAACCATGAATAACTAACTCCTAAATCTGTTGCTATTGCTTCCGATGTCTTATTCGTATGTAAGTTTTTCCGCATCATAATTCTTGCCAGATTTATTTTATCCAAAACAGAAGTATTAATCCGGCATTGACTTTTATAATACACTTCTCCCAACATATGGCATATAATACTCGCAATAAAAACTGCATATCCGGTACGTTCTTCCTCAACAACTTCAAGAATATTTGTATAGAGCTCAAGAATAGATTGACTAATACCGATATTCAACAAGGGAGTTGAAGGGGAAAAATAACCATTACGTATCCATTCATCTGCTCCATCCCCTTTAAAACCCACCCAATATTCAGTCCAACCTGTATTTGCATCCGGTCGGTAGGTATGTCGCTCGCCTGGAAACAACATAATTATCGTACCTGCAGATACTTTGGTAGTTGCACAAGAATCAGAAGTGAAATACCCACTCCCTGCTACAATATAGACAAATTGATATTCATGAAGTATCCTACCATATCTCTTAAAGTTATAATTGTCTGGATGTATAGACAATGGATAATGACAACGTGGGGCCACAATCTGATATCCCACTGTAGTACATAAAATCCCCCATTTAGCAGTATTTGAATAATTAGCAGTCAGGTAGTGTAAAAGGTATTTTTCAGAGTTTTTCATATTGTATCAAATTTATAAAAAGATATATCAAAAAATAACACATATAACCATAGTGTATTTCTAACTTTGTATCGCAAAATTACATTATACAACAACAACTTAAAAGAAATAAGTATTAAAAAATATTGCAAAAGTATATTTTACAATCCAGCAATCATTCCATAATACTTCAAAAGTGATTAAGCTTTTTATTTAAAATATGAAATTGATAAAAGTATTCTTTCTAATAGTGTTTATACTATGTTGCGAATTAACATCAGCCCAGCAACGTTTTAAAATAGAAAATGGTTCTTTCCTCATTGTTGGAAAAAGGACACAACTGATTTGTGGTGAAATGCATTATTCGTGTATTCCTCACGAATATTGGAGAGACCGTTTGAAAAGAACAAAAGCAATGGGATTAAATACCATATCTACTTACGTTTTGGGGAATTTTCATAAAAGGCAACCAGATATTTTTGACTTCAAAGGTCAAGCTGATTTATCTCATTTTATAAAATTGACACAAGAAGAAAGTCTTTATGTATTATTACGTCCAGGCCTCTATGTATGTGCGGAATGGGACTTTGGAGGATATCCTTATAGGCTCTTAAATGAAGAAGGTATGGTTTTCCGAAGTAGAAATGAACACTTTTTAAAAGCATGTGAAAGGTATATTATGCGATTGGGAGAAGAACTATCTTCACAAACTATTAACCGAGGGGACAACATCCTCATGGTACAATTGGAGAATGAATATGGTTCTTATGGCGATGATAAGATATATCTGAGTGCTTTAAAAAATATGATTCAAAAAGCAGGATTCGACATTCCACTTCTCACATGTGACAGAGGAGGGCAAATAGAAGCCGGTCATCTTGAGGGAGTATTTCCTGCTATCAATGGAGTCTTAGGAGATGATATTTTAAGATTGTAGATCGATACCAAAAAGGTGGTCCCTATTTTATTGCAGAATTGTATACGCTGATAATGAACAAACAGATAAAAATATTGGCATAGCTGAAAATCTAATAGATAGCGACATTTCTTCTTTTTGGCATACGAGTCCAAATAAACCGGGACATCATCCACACTGTATAATCATTGACATGAATGAAATATATAAAGTAAAATCTATCCGCCTACCTTCACGTGAAGGCGCATTTTTAACGGGAATAGTTCGTGACTTCCGCATTTACGCACGTCCTCAATTTTTCTTATTTAAATCTATTTAGCCATGAAAAAAGTATTATTTATATGCGTTACAATGTTATTAATATGTATCTCAGGAAAGGCTACCGAGAGGAACCTTCTTCTTATTCCATATCCACAACAAGTATCAATAAAACAAGGTAACTATAATCTAACAGACAACGTAAAAATAGGAGCAGATCCGCTTTTTACACAAGAACTGAAGAAACTGCAAGAGGTACTCACAGAAGACTTCGGATTAAAATCCCAAATAGTAAAACCTTCCAAAGCTGATATTTCTCTTTGCTACGATGCTTCCTTCATGCAGGAAGAAAAAGAAGCCTATCAGTTGGAAGTAACTGACATGAAAATAACTATCCGCGCCCAAATGGCAACGGGCATATTTTACGGCATTCAGTCGTTGCGCCAACTTATCAAATCGGAAGCAGGAAAATGGATAATCCCAAAATTGACCATAACTG
The nucleotide sequence above comes from Bacteroides caccae. Encoded proteins:
- a CDS encoding AraC family transcriptional regulator — protein: MKNSEKYLLHYLTANYSNTAKWGILCTTVGYQIVAPRCHYPLSIHPDNYNFKRYGRILHEYQFVYIVAGSGYFTSDSCATTKVSAGTIIMLFPGERHTYRPDANTGWTEYWVGFKGDGADEWIRNGYFSPSTPLLNIGISQSILELYTNILEVVEEERTGYAVFIASIICHMLGEVYYKSQCRINTSVLDKINLARIMMRKNLHTNKTSEAIATDLGVSYSWFRKAFKENIGISPAQYQLQLKLSKAKELLTNTDDSISEIAYQLGFDSVSHFSLFFKTKEGVTASEFKKYARPKY
- a CDS encoding beta-galactosidase, which produces MKLIKVFFLIVFILCCELTSAQQRFKIENGSFLIVGKRTQLICGEMHYSCIPHEYWRDRLKRTKAMGLNTISTYVLGNFHKRQPDIFDFKGQADLSHFIKLTQEESLYVLLRPGLYVCAEWDFGGYPYRLLNEEGMVFRSRNEHFLKACERYIMRLGEELSSQTINRGDNILMVQLENEYGSYGDDKIYLSALKNMIQKAGFDIPLLTCDRGGQIEAGHLEGVFPAINGVLGDDILRL
- a CDS encoding discoidin domain-containing protein yields the protein MAENLIDSDISSFWHTSPNKPGHHPHCIIIDMNEIYKVKSIRLPSREGAFLTGIVRDFRIYARPQFFLFKSI